A region of the Rubripirellula tenax genome:
TTGTCCTTGCCGACGAGATCAACCGGACACCCCCAAAAACCCAGGCCGCTCTGCTTGAAGCGATGCAAGAACGGCAAGTCACCGTCGGTCGCAATCGTCACGTATTGTCGGATCCGTTCTTTGTGTTAGCGACGCAAAATCCGATCGAGCAGGAAGGCACCTATCCGCTGCCCGAAGCCCAGCAAGACCGATTCATGTTCAAGGTCTTCGTCGAATATCCAAGCTTCGACGAAGAATTCGAGGTTGCGCGTCGCACAACGGGTACTCAAACTGGCGTCGTCGAACCCGTATTGGCTGCCGAAGAGATTCTGCGTCTACAACAATTGGTTCGCCAAGTCCCGATCAGTGATCACGTCGTCCGATACGCGTTGTCGTTGGTTCGCCAGACACGGGTCGGCTCGGACGGTGTGCCTGATTTCGTCAACGATCTGGTCGGATGGGGCGCGGGTCCGCGTGCGGTCCAGTTTCTGATTTTGGGCGGAAAGGCGCGGGCGCTTTTGGAAGGTCGTTTCCACGTCCAAGTCGAAGACATTCAAGCTCTCGCCAAAGCGGTTTTACGTCACCGCGTGGTGGTCAACTTTGCCGCCGAAAGTGACGGAATCTCAAGCGATGATCTGATCGAACGCATCATCGCAGCCACGCCAACGACCGAAGACGAGCTTTCACGCGATGCCCGATTCCAAAAGATATTTGCGTCCTGAGGTTACCGGTCGCATCCGCCGATTGGAATTAACGGCCCGACGTGTGGTCGAAGGTTTCTTGTCGGGGATGCACCGCAGCCCCTATTTCGGACAGTCGATCGAATTTCTACAACACCGTAATTACACCGCCGGTGACGAGATTCGTCATATCGATTGGAAGGTGTACGCGCGGCAGGACAAACTGCACATCAAGCAGTACGAAGAAGAAACAAACCTTCGCCTTACCTTGATGGTCGATCGCAGCGCTTCGATGGCATACGGAAACGGCGACTCGAACAAGTTCGACTACTCCGCTTCGATCGCCGCGTCCCTTGCCTACCTTGCCCTTCGACAAAAAGATGCCGTTGGACTGGTCACGTTTGACACCGAAATGCGTGCCAGCGTTCAGGCGAAGAGCAACCAACAACAACTCACTCGCATCTTGACCCTGCTGGACACCGTTGGTGCCGACGGTCGAACGGATCTACCCAAAGTTGCCAAGCAGATCGCCCAGGGCATTCCCAAACGTGGCGTGGTTGTGGTGATTTCTGATTTGCTGGGCGTGGATGACCTGCGAGAAGGGTTACAGGTGCTTCGCCGCCGAGGCCATGACGTCGTCCTGTTCCACGTCTTGCATGATGACGAAATGGATTTCGAGTTCAACGGCTCGACCCGCTTTGAGGGCCTTGAAGGCGAAGACTTCCTCAACTGCAACCCCCGTGCTTTGCGTGATGGATACATCGAAGCTCTGAACCAGTTCTTGGACCAAACCAAGAAAGCGTGCGGTCGGTTGTCGATCGACTATGTCCAGGTTCGAACCAGCGAACCACTCGATGCCGTTCTAGCGAAGTTTCTAGCCGCCCGAAACTCGCTGCCCAAGCTGAAACGTTAGCCGAGCTTTGAATCAAATCCGTCCGCTTCAACCTGCCAACTGAAACCAATTTCCTTGTTCCTTTTTCCAGCCCTCACGATCGGTTTTTTGTTCGTCGTGGTGCCGCTGTTGGTCCACTTGATCAACATGCTTCGGCATCGCCGACAAGCGTGGGCAGCAATGGATTTTTTGCTGGCCAGTTATCGCAAGCAGAAAAAATGGATTCGTTTACGTCAGCTGCTGCTATTGCTTTCACGTTTGGCTGCCGCTGCCCTGTTGATCGCGATGCTGTGCGGTTGGACCGGCGGCGGGCGCACGTTCGGTATTCTAGGTTCGGCGACGACACATCATGTGGTCGTCCTTGATGACAGCTATTCCATGGGCGATGCCAGCGTCAATACAAATGGGACGTTGGAGGCGGGCGAAGCCAACGCGAGCGCATACGCGAGATCATTGGGAGCACTCCAGGACTTGACGCGTCGATTGGCAACGGACGACGGCATCCACCAGTTAACGGTCATCCGAGCAAGCCGCGCCGCCATGCTGACTCGCAGCGGCAGCGAGTCAGCCGACGTCGCGGCCGATCTTTCGGCGCAAACGATTACCAGCGACGTTCGCTTGATCAGCCGAATCATGGCGACGGGTCCCTCATCGATTCGGACCGATCTGGTTCCTGCACTCGACCAAGTCACCGAGTTGACCAACGCGACACCGGCCGATGCCAAGTACTTGTATATCGCAAGTGATTTTCGCCAACGCGATTGGGGCAATTCCGAACGCTTGGCCGCAGCGATGCGGAAGCTGGACGGCGACGTCTCGATACGCATGATCGACTGCGCTGCGCCACCGGCACCCAACTTGGCGATCACCGATATTTCGCCCGCACAGGACGTGTGGGTCGCCGGCGTTCCGGTCGTTGTTCGAGTGAAAGTGAAAAACTATTCCGCGTCGCCGGTCAAAAACGTTCCGCTGACCACCCGCGTCATCCGCTATTCATCCGATGTCGTGATGACCGATCCGACGCGTCAATTCAGCGGCGAAGTTGAGTCGATGCCATCGATCGTGATCGAATCGTTAGCAGCAGGCGAAGAGACCACCAAGAGTTTTCAGGTCTTCGTCACTCAAACGGGCACCCACGCGATCGAAGCCAAGTTGCCCGACGATTCTCTTGCGATCGACAACGTTCGTTCATGCACGCTGCCCCTTTCGGATGTTGAAAAGGTTCTGGTGATCGACGGTGATACCGACCGTCGCGGTGCCTATCACATCGCGTCGGTATTGAATCCTGGAAGCCAAGTGCGCATCGGCGCAATCCCCGACATTCAGCCGCCATCGTATTTGCGTTCGGCAACGCTAGAAACCCTCGCACCCTATCGTGCCATTTATTTGGTGGACGTTGACGAAATCGGCGAGAACGCGGCCGACTCGCTATCGAAATATGTACGCCGTGGTGGAGGTCTGGCGTGGTTCCTGGGTGGTTCGATCGACCGCGAGACGTACAACCGAGTCCTATTGGGACAGGATCGTGCGTTGCTGCCTGCTCCGCTTGGATCATCACTTCCATTGCCGCCGGGATCCGATTCGCAGTCCGACGTCGGGCTGGGCGAATCGGCATCGACGCTGCTGTCGCCTCTTCAAGCGGTCGGCGAAAGCGCCCTGGCACTGGTTGGGTTGTCGCAATCGTGGCAACTCGAAACGGCACCGCTACAGAACGAACTCGATGTTGATAGGCCGCGGGTTCAAACCGTGCTGACTCGCCGCGACGGCTTGCCCTTGGTAACGCTTCACGATGTAGGACGGGGGCGCGTGATCACGGCGCTCACCGGACTGGATGGATCGTGGACGAATTGGCCGGGTGATCCGACCTTTGTGGTCTTCCTTTTGCAATCCAACGCGATGCTGTGGAGCGGTGCTGCCCCGCCGACGCACCGTATGATCGACGATCCGATCGACAAACGATTGTCCGCTCGTGACTATGCCCCCGAAGCCTCGTATGTTCCCGCCGTCAACGAACCGCCGCGCGTGCCGATGGAGATCACGGCCACGGAACAGACCGAAAAAGCTACCGCCGAGTCTTCTGTCATCACGTTCGGCCTCAATCCCAGCGAAATGGTGATCGAAGGACAGGACAACGTCGACGAAATTCTCCGCCCCGGAATTTCCGAGTGGGTACTGGTACGATCCGATGGGCGAACCGAAGTCGTTCCCGTTGCTTCGGTAATTCACGCCGGCGAAGGCGAACTCGATCGCGCCGATCCCGCCGAAGTTGCTCAACAGTTTCTACCGCTTGAGCTGCAATTCGTGACCAGCAGCGATTGGAGCGAGCAGAACCAAACGGCAGGCAGTTCGACCATCACATTGTTACTCTTGTCGCTGCTCGTTGCCATTTTGGCTGCCGAACAGACGCTCGCCTACTGGGCCAGCTACCACGTCAAACCGACCGGAGCCAAGGCGCTGGCAAAATCACAGATGCCAGCCGCCTCGACACTGGGAGGCCAATCATGAACGGAACCGATACAAGTCAAATCGTTTATGAATTTGTGCGAGCCAACTCGTTGGAAGGTTGGTGGGTTTGGGCCTTGTTGGTCGCTGCTTTGGCGACCGCGTTATGGGCTTGCATTCGGTATTACCGCCGCGACGTTGCCGAACTCTCGGTACCCATTCGCGCCGTGCTGGTCGGACTGCGAGTCGCAACGGTCATCGCGTTGGTTTTCTTTTTCTTCGACCTACAACGTCGCGCACAACGAATGGTGACGCGTCCCAGCGAGGTTGCCGTTCTGGTCGACACCAGCCAAAGCATGTCGTTGCCATCGGGCTCCGCAATTAGCACTCAAAGCCGATCCGAACGCGTCGAACAATTGCTGAAGCAAACCGATGTGCTGGATTCTCTTTCCAAAGAGCACCGCGTTTCCGTTTACGGCTTTGGCGACGATTCACAACCGCGGCTGATTCAGTCCCTGGGCATCGGTACCGATCGTGAACCCGAAAACTCCGTCGAAGCCAACAACACAGACCTTTCTAAACCGGCAATGGTAGGTTCGCTGTTGATTGCAATCGGAGCGGTTTTTGCGGTCTTGTCATTGTTGATCGGCGCCGCGGGACGTGGTGCGTCCGTCGGTCCGTGGGTGCTGTCCAGTGCAGTTTGCTTGATACCCGGGATCATCACGCTGGGGACCACCTACTGCGTCCGCACCGAACAAACATTGACGCAATTGATGGGAATCGACGCTCCCACGCCAGATGATCCAGACGACAAAACAGATCCCCAACCGGAGCCCGACCAGCCGATTCGAGTGATCGATTGGAACGATGCCATCGCCGCGTCGGCGCCGCAAACACATATCGGCGACGCGATTCGCGGCGTGCTGGCCGACCATGATCCGTCGACTTTGGCCGGGATCGTCCTGGTTTCAGACGGGCAAGCCAACGGCGGCAGCGATATGGGGACGGCCGTAGCGTCGGCGCGGCGCAGCGAAGTCGCTGTTTATCCGGTCGGCTTGGGCAGCAGCGATGCGCCAACGAACATTCGCGTCGTCGACTTGGATGCACCCCGACGCGTCTATCCGGGTGACAAATTTGCGATCACGGCCGTGCTGCAGGCGAGCGGATCGAAGCCATTGGAAGTCGAGGTGCAGTTGCTCGACGGCCTGGACAATACGTCGACCGAGAACGGGCAAGACGATTCGCGACAAGCGGATGGAAAGATTAAACCGCCCGGTGATGTCGTCGACTCACAAACCGTCCAAGTCAACAACGACGGCACACTGACGGGGATTCGTTTTGAACTTGAGCCGGAATCCGTCGGCCGACGTCGACTGGCGATCCGAGTCATTGCACCAGCCGAAGATCAAAACGATCGTGATGATTTGCGCGACGCCCGCTACGAAGTGGTCTCTCGCAAATTGCGCGTGCTGGCGATCGCCGGTGGCCCGACTCGCGAGTACCGGTTCGTTCGAAATTTGCTTTACCGCGATAAGTCGGTCGAAATCGATGCATGGTTACAGACCGGACAACCCGGGATCAGTCAAGATGCCGATCGGTTGCTAACCACGTTTCCGGAAACGGCGGAGGAGCTATTCGAATACGACGCGATCGCCATGTTCGATCCGAATTGGAATAGCCTTTCGGCGGAAGATTTGGAACTGCTTGATCGATGGATATCCCAACAAGCCGGCGGCATGATTCTTGTCGCCGGACCGGTCTATCACCCGCAATGGATTCGTCGCCAAACGGACCCGAGAGTCGCTCGGATTCGCGGATTCTTTCCTGTCAATCTGTCGACGCAATCACCACTGTTGTCGGGAGGCCGTCAGGGCGGCGAGACGGCGTGGCCGCCTAAATTCACTCCCGAGGCGCGTCGTGCAGAATTCCTGTGGATCGCCGAGGCTCCCGAAGACAGCTTCGATGTCTGGGATGACTTCGATGGCGTATATGATTACGTCGATGCAAAGAGCGCCAAACCGGGTGCGAAAGTCTATAGCTACTTCAGCGATCCGACGACCGAAATCGCGGGCTCCTTACCCGTCTATCAGGCGTCACAGTTCTACGGTGCCGGACGGATTTTCTTTCAGGGCAGTGGCGAGATGTGGCGACTGCGAGGCGAAAGCGACGCGTACTTTGACAGTTTCTATACCAAGCTGGTCCGTTGGGTCAGCGAGGGTCGACTGCTGCGTGACAGCAACCGCGGTATCTTGATGGTTGATACATCGCGAGCCATGGTTGGGGACACGATCACCGTTCGCGCCGTCTTGTCGGATGAACAATTCGAACCATTGGACGTTCCCGAAGTACGCGCAAAACTACTGGCGCCCAGCGGCCGCATCGACGATCTGCGCCTGAATCCGCTCAAGGGCGAACCCCGCGCCGGCACCTATGGTGGTCGCTTTGTTGTCCGCGAAGCTGGCAGTTACGAGATCCGATTGACGCTTGGTGATGCGCTCGACGAACAAGTCGTTCGGCAAAGCGTGCAAGTTCGATTACCCACCATTGAATTGGAGCGTCCCAAACGCAATGACGTTGATCTAGAACAGTTCGCATCCATGACCGGTGGCGTCTACTTGCCAATCAATGATGACGTGACCGACGAATCGATCGCTACGGCTCTGGTTTCGAATCTGAAACCACAGCCGCAAACAACGATTCTGCCAGGGACACCAGACATCGACTTCAACCGACGCCGAAATGCCGTTCTGATGTGGTTGATCGGAACGATGTTGACGATGGAGTGGGTCACCCGTCGACTGCACCGATTGGCGTAAGTGATTGGCAGCACGCTTCGTTCTTACGACCATCATGACCGTGGTGTCGTTCCGTTAACGCTTGCCTCGGCCGGGCTGGTTTTTCGGATTTAGCGGCAGCACGTTTGCTCGCTGAGCATACGCCATCCACATGGCCACGAGCTCTTTAACGCGTTCGGGCTTTTCGAGACTCAGATCGTTTTGTTCACTACGGTCGACCGAGATGTCGTACAGTTCCCATTTGCCGTTCTTGCCTTTCGCGACCAGCTTTTCGTTGCCGACGCGAATCGCTCGGTTACCTTCGTGTTCCCAATAGATCGCCTCGCGCTCAATGGAATTGCCATCGAACGTGGGAACCAAACTTTTTCCTTCCATCGGCTTGATCGTTTGCCCGCCGTGGAACGTGGTCGGATAGGTTGCGCCGGCAACATCAACGGCCGTCGCCATCAAATCGATCAAGTGGCTTGGTGTGCTTTCCAATTCACCGTGACGGCGGATGCCTTCAGGCCAGTGCGCGATCAGCGGCGTCGCGATTCCCCCTTCGTGAACATAGTGCTTGTATTCGCGAAAGGGCGTGTTGGAAACCGTCGCCCAGCCTTCGCCATAACCGATCGCTGTATCCGCAGGTCCGGCCATCGCCCCCTTGCCCGTTCGCATCGGAAATCCGTCACGAGACTGTTTGGGCGTCATATCGGGCTGGAGATAGTCATCCGCCAACACCGCCATCGTCGGTGCGGCGGCACGAGGCCCACCCATGCCGCCGCGGCCGTAACCTTCGGCGCATCCGCCGTTGTCTTGGAAGAAACAGATCAACGTATTCTCGATCTCGCCCGTCTCTTTCAGTGATTCGATCAACCGTCCGATCCCTTGGTCCATGTTGTCGATCATCGCCGCGTAGACCTCCATGTTTCGCTTATCCCAGTCCCAATAGGTCAATTCTTTTTTGTTGTCAGGGATCGGCCAATTGACCGTATCGGACTTTGTGATCAGACCGAGATCAAGCATTTTTTGGTAACGCATGTTACGGATCGAATCGTAGCCCTGGTCGTACTTACCTTCGTGCTTAGCGATGTCATGTTCTAGGGCGTGCATCGGCCAGTGAGCCGCAGTGAAAGCGACGTACATAAAGAACGGTTGATCGCCGTTGTCGTAATGATGTTCGCGAACGAATCGCGACGCATGATCGGCGATCGCATCGGTGTAGTAGAACGTACCGTTGGCCATCTGATCCGGCGTGTACTCGGGATCGGTCAGCGGCGAAACAAATTGGTTGTCACGAGTCAGTGTGTTGGGATCAAAGAAACTTCCGGCACCGTGGATCGTTCCGTAGAAACGATCAAACCCACGTTGCAGCGGCCAGTTGTGCTTGTCCGCTTCGGTCTTTGGATCAACTTGCTTTGTCACGTGCCATTTGCCGGCCATGTAGGTCCGATAACCTGCCGGCTTCAATGCCTCGGCAATCGTCACGCAATTTCGATTGAGTTCACCGCGGTAACCGTCGAACCCTCGGTCATCCATCATGTGACCGACGCCCGCTTGATGAGGATAAAGCCCCGACATCAAACTCGCCCGCGTGGGACAACACCGACCCGTGTTGTAAAACTGGGTAAAACGCAGGCCCTTGGACGCCAATGAGTCCAAGTGGGGCGTCGGTATCTCGCTGCCATAGCAACCAATATCGGAAAACCCCATGTCATCGGACAGAATATAGATGATGTTAGGCTTGTCGGCGGCGATAGCGACGCTCGACGACGTCAACAAACACAGAACCAAACAATAGAATCGCATTAAAAAGCTCGAGGCGATCGTGGAAGAAAATCGTAGAACGGATAAACAGAATACACGCATGTGGATTTGCAAATCGACGCAAACGAGGATTTCATCGATCATTGTCGTGAATCATCTGACGCAGTACGCCAGCTTGCCGTTGTTTGCAGTGTTGTCGATAGCGATGATTTCAGTTTCAAATTCTGATGCCCTCGCGGCCGGTGGAATCTTGAACCTAACGGTTCACGACGAAGATTCAGGCGCACCGACCACAACACGAGCGGAGATCGTGCGAGTCGATAAGCCCGACAAACCAATGCCGATCCGAAAAACGGTCCCGGCCGGGATGGGAATCGTGTTGGATCGGGCCCTTGAGCTATCAGTGCCCGATGGTGCGTACATTTTCCGCATGATCCGTGGCCCTGAATACAGAATCATCACGGGCAATTTCACGCTCGAAAGATCAAGCCTGGACGACCACAACGTCGATCTACCCAGGATGATCGACATGCAATCCAAGGGCTGGACCAGCGGTGACTGCTGCGTTGTAACCTCGCCGTACAGCTTGCCGCTGCGGATGGTTGCCGAGGACCTGCACGTTGCGGCGGCGCTAGGACACGTTGACGCAAAGCCGATCGCAGGACGTGACCGCGACGATCCGCCGACGATCGATCCGATGTGGATCCGTGAAGATGCAAAGCACCGCGACGGATTGGTCTTTTATGGCATTGACCCCGCCTCGTCCGATTCACCAGATGAAACGAATCGTGAAGCAATGGATGTTTCCACATACGACCCAAGCATCAAGATTGCGATCGAGAACCCATTTGCGTGGCCTTTGCCTATTTGGTTGGCAAGCGACCGAATCGATGGGCTTTTTGTCATGGGCGATTGGTTGCGTCTGGATCGCAAGGTGTTGTCGGTGAAAGACGGCCGTGAAACGACCGGCTTGATCAAGGGCACGACGCAGGCGGTGGGACGGTGGGCTGAACGAATCTATTGGAACACGCTCGAAGCGGGGTTTCGGATTCCGCCAATGGCCGGAAGCGGCAACGAAAGCGGTGCATCGCCCGTCGGCTACAACCGGCTGTACGTGACAGCCCCAATCGGAAGCTATCGCAACGACGGTTCGGCGGAAACTGCCCGTGAAGGAAACTCCGTTGCGAACGAAGATGCTTGGTGGCGAGCCGCGTGGAACGGTCAAAGTGTCGCGACAAACGGCCCGATGCTGCGACCGATGCTGGGCGGCGAAATCCCAGGCCACGTCTTTACCGCTACCCAAGGCGAAGCATTGCAACTGCAACCCGAAGTTGACTTGTCGACGCGAGATCCCGTCGACTACCTGGAAGTCGTTCACAATGGACAAGTCCACTACAAAGCCAAACTCGACGAGTTTGCCCGAGCCGGTGGAGTGATCCCGCCGTTGGTCGTCCGCGAAAGTGGATGGGTCGTCATGCGGGTGGTGACGTTGTTCGATGATCACTACAGGTTCGCGACCAGCGCCCCGTGGCACATCGAATTCGATGGTCATCGCCGAGTGACCTCGGAAGCGGTACAGTTTTTCCAACTGTGGCAGAACGAATACGAAGAACGGCTAAAAAAACTCCCCCCCGACGAACTGACCCAATACATTCCACAAGTCAAAACGGCCCGCGAATTTTGGTCCCAACGATCGTCGGAAGCGGTCGACGCCACCGGCATGCGTCCCTGATTTGCCGACCTGGACGGGCTCTCTGGTGACGGGTTTCGCAACTCATGCCGATTGGCGAAACTAGCGGCCATGAAATCGATCGCTGCAGACCTTTTGCCCTATTCGTCCGCCGAGCTTGACCTCGGCCGTCACACGCTGCGCTATTTGGATGAAGGAGACGGTGAACGTACGATCCTTTGCGTCCACGGAAACCCGACATGGAGTTTCTATTGGCGACGGGTGATCGACCGATTCTCGCCTTCGATGCGAGTCGTTGCCGTCGACCATCTGGGTTGTGGCCGGAGCGACAAGCCGCCACGAGACGACTTTGCCTACACGATGGCGGCCCACCGAGACAACTTGGTCAAGTTGATCGATCATCTGGATTTGAAAAATGTGACGCTGCTGGCGCACGACTGGGGCGGCGCGATCGGATTGTCGTCGTTGGTCCAGCGGCACAGTCGCTTCGAACGAATCATGCTGCTCAATACCGCCGCATTCCCACCGCCGTACCTGCCGTGGCGGATCGCGGCGTGCCGCATCCCAGTAATCGGCAAGGCTGCGGTACGCGGCGGAAATGCGTTCGCGCGAGCCGCAATCACCATGGCCATGGACCGAAATCGGATGACGCCCGACGTCGCCAAAGGGTTGTTGGCGCCCTACAACAATTGGGAAAATCGAGTCGCGATCGACGCTTTCGTGCAAGACATCCCGATGCACCCGAGTCACCCGACCTACCAGACACTTGCCGATTTAGAAAACGAACTGCCGGGCCTTGCGGACATGCCATCATTGTTGGTGTGGGGCATGAAAGATTGGTGTTTTCGTCCGGAGTGCCTGCGTCGTTTCCAGTCCGTTTGGCCGAGTGCGACATCCGTCGAGATCGCGGATGCCGGCCACTATGTTATCGAGGATGCCCCCGACGAGACGCTTGACGCAATCGATACCTTCTTGTCGCAAACGACCGATGGTTGATCCCTTCGAAACCATTCGTCATCAGATACATTCACCATCGGATGCCGTTCGATGGGCGTGCATTTTGGAAGCAACCGCTCCCAAAGCTGGCAACGTCTTTCCGGGCCGGCCCTTTGATGACCTGCAATACATTGACTTCGTCAAAGCTGCCGAAGTCACTGCCACTGCGTTCAATGACGCATCGCTTCCGATTACTCGACGCATGCTGATGGCGGCGACGGCAACTCGGCAAGCGACCGCGACCAACGTGAACTTGGGAATCATCTTGCTGCTTGGTCCGCTGGTCGCGGCGGACGAGTCGCTTAAGGCCAGCGAGAAAGAACCGAACGATTGGTTGGCCGCACTTGAAACGGTGCTTGATGGTTTCGATCCCACGGATGGACAGAACGTATATGACGCAATCGCAATGGCGTCCGCCGGCGGGCTGGGCAACGTGGATTCGATGGACGTTCATCAACCACACGATCAAGTCGATCTGCGAGCAGCGATGATTTCGGCGCAGCAACGCGATCGAATCGCATTGCAATATGCTTCGGGATTCCGAGACTTCTTTGAACACGTTGTTCCCGTTGTCCGAAACGAGATCATGGGACAGGGCGACCTTTTGACTGGAATCAACCGTGCCCATGTGCAACTGCTTGCCGAATCGGTCGATACGCTGATTGCTCGGAAATGTGGTGTTGATGTTGCGAACGACGTTCAATCGCGGTCTAAACTCACGTGCCTGGATTCGGTACCGGAGATGGCTGAACTAGACGCTTACCTGCGTTCCCCCGACCATCGTCTGAACCCCGGCACGACGGCTGACTTGATCGCGGCGGCACTCTATGTATTGCTAAGAACCCCCAACCACTCTTTTCGAGATTGATTTCGTGACAAAAGCTACGTTCCGTGTTGATGTGACCAAAGAACAGTTTGTGTTTTCGGCCGCACACTTCATTACTTTTGCGGGCGATATCTGCGAACGCCTGCACGGCCACAACTATGGCGTCCGCGCGTCAGTGGAAGGTCCGCTGGACGAAAATCGCTACGTGGTGGACTTCATCGCGCTTCGCGACGCGGTCCTTCAACAAACCCAAGCACTGGATCACCACGTCGTGCTGCCGCGTGACCACGCGGAAATCAAAATCATTAGCGACGCCAAAGAAACGACGGCGACGTTTCGCCAGCGCCGATGGGTGTTTCCCAACGAAGACTGTGTCATCCTTCCCGTCGTCAACACAACGGCGGAAGAAATGGCTCGTGTGATCGCAGAGCGAGTGATGGAAGCAACACGTGAACAGTTTTCCGATGCGATCGACTGGATCGAAGTTGCCGTCGACGAAAACCATGGCCAGTGGGGTGTTTGCCGATTGCCGTGGAAAAAATAGAGCACCGCTACTGCAACGGTTCGACCACGCCATCGCGATCGACGTTCACGCGACGTGTTTTTCCATCGACGGTCACATCATACTCGCCAATAAAACCGCGAAACTGGACGTTCCCGTTTCCATCGGCGACCAACGATTCTTCCGTCGTCCATTCTTCCTTTGTCAACCGAATCCACTCGGCTCCCATCGCTGTCGGCGTCCAATCCTTGCGAAAGAGAGCCGCGGTGGGCTTCCAGTGTGCCCCTTCCCAGAAACCCCACGTCAGAACGCCGGCAACAGCCGGATGGGAAAAGCAGACGGTCAAAAAGTCTCGCGTGAAATCGGCCTTCAAAGGTTCGCCGGGAACTTCGACGTCATACTCGGTGATCAACACTTTCAACCCGAGCGAATGCCAGTGGTCCAGTTCGGCGACCAATCGTTCCGGCGGCGTCAACAAAGCACCGAAGTGCCCTTGGATTCCGATCCCGTCGATCGGCGCGCCATTATCGATCAAGTAGCGAACGGTTTGTTCGAAGTGTGCCTTGTGAGTCGTTGGAAAACCGCCGCGTACTAGACCCGCGTAATCGTTGTAGTAAAGGTCGGCGGTACTGGCGACTTCGTCCGCCGTCTTGAACCATCCCACCATCGCTTCGTCGCCCAACGTCGCGGTCAATTCGACGTTGTCGAATACTTCGTTCAAGACATCCCAGTCACGTACCAGCCCCTGGGTAACAAAACCCATTTCGCGAATGTGACCGTCAAGGACGCGAGTCAGCGCTTCGGGGCGATCTAGAATCGTCGGAACCCACTCGGGCAGGTTTCGTACGCCTGGCCAAATCATGACGTGCCCCCGCGCGGGAAACCTTTCTTGCTTCATCCAATGCAGCGCATCGATCGTGGCCTGGTGGCTGATCCAATTCGAATCCCAGCTTTGCCACTTCAAGCCGTTTTCGATGGTGCCGACATTGAAGTATTCCTTCAATGTTTCACGATATCGGTCGTTGTCCGAACCCTCGCCCGTCAACATCGGTACCGATACCGCGGTCCCAAAATCGAATGCGTGTCGAACCAATTTGACTTGGGCCTTCGAACCGGCACGAGCATTGCCGTCATCATCGCGAAGCGTCATTCGGATATCGCGTTTGCGATACTGCTCAATTCGTTCCGCTGCTTCGGTTCGCCAGGACGCATCGGGCTCCCGTCCCGCGTAAGTCAGTTC
Encoded here:
- a CDS encoding VWA domain-containing protein, with the protein product MNGTDTSQIVYEFVRANSLEGWWVWALLVAALATALWACIRYYRRDVAELSVPIRAVLVGLRVATVIALVFFFFDLQRRAQRMVTRPSEVAVLVDTSQSMSLPSGSAISTQSRSERVEQLLKQTDVLDSLSKEHRVSVYGFGDDSQPRLIQSLGIGTDREPENSVEANNTDLSKPAMVGSLLIAIGAVFAVLSLLIGAAGRGASVGPWVLSSAVCLIPGIITLGTTYCVRTEQTLTQLMGIDAPTPDDPDDKTDPQPEPDQPIRVIDWNDAIAASAPQTHIGDAIRGVLADHDPSTLAGIVLVSDGQANGGSDMGTAVASARRSEVAVYPVGLGSSDAPTNIRVVDLDAPRRVYPGDKFAITAVLQASGSKPLEVEVQLLDGLDNTSTENGQDDSRQADGKIKPPGDVVDSQTVQVNNDGTLTGIRFELEPESVGRRRLAIRVIAPAEDQNDRDDLRDARYEVVSRKLRVLAIAGGPTREYRFVRNLLYRDKSVEIDAWLQTGQPGISQDADRLLTTFPETAEELFEYDAIAMFDPNWNSLSAEDLELLDRWISQQAGGMILVAGPVYHPQWIRRQTDPRVARIRGFFPVNLSTQSPLLSGGRQGGETAWPPKFTPEARRAEFLWIAEAPEDSFDVWDDFDGVYDYVDAKSAKPGAKVYSYFSDPTTEIAGSLPVYQASQFYGAGRIFFQGSGEMWRLRGESDAYFDSFYTKLVRWVSEGRLLRDSNRGILMVDTSRAMVGDTITVRAVLSDEQFEPLDVPEVRAKLLAPSGRIDDLRLNPLKGEPRAGTYGGRFVVREAGSYEIRLTLGDALDEQVVRQSVQVRLPTIELERPKRNDVDLEQFASMTGGVYLPINDDVTDESIATALVSNLKPQPQTTILPGTPDIDFNRRRNAVLMWLIGTMLTMEWVTRRLHRLA
- a CDS encoding arylsulfatase, translated to MRFYCLVLCLLTSSSVAIAADKPNIIYILSDDMGFSDIGCYGSEIPTPHLDSLASKGLRFTQFYNTGRCCPTRASLMSGLYPHQAGVGHMMDDRGFDGYRGELNRNCVTIAEALKPAGYRTYMAGKWHVTKQVDPKTEADKHNWPLQRGFDRFYGTIHGAGSFFDPNTLTRDNQFVSPLTDPEYTPDQMANGTFYYTDAIADHASRFVREHHYDNGDQPFFMYVAFTAAHWPMHALEHDIAKHEGKYDQGYDSIRNMRYQKMLDLGLITKSDTVNWPIPDNKKELTYWDWDKRNMEVYAAMIDNMDQGIGRLIESLKETGEIENTLICFFQDNGGCAEGYGRGGMGGPRAAAPTMAVLADDYLQPDMTPKQSRDGFPMRTGKGAMAGPADTAIGYGEGWATVSNTPFREYKHYVHEGGIATPLIAHWPEGIRRHGELESTPSHLIDLMATAVDVAGATYPTTFHGGQTIKPMEGKSLVPTFDGNSIEREAIYWEHEGNRAIRVGNEKLVAKGKNGKWELYDISVDRSEQNDLSLEKPERVKELVAMWMAYAQRANVLPLNPKNQPGRGKR
- a CDS encoding alpha/beta fold hydrolase, with the translated sequence MKSIAADLLPYSSAELDLGRHTLRYLDEGDGERTILCVHGNPTWSFYWRRVIDRFSPSMRVVAVDHLGCGRSDKPPRDDFAYTMAAHRDNLVKLIDHLDLKNVTLLAHDWGGAIGLSSLVQRHSRFERIMLLNTAAFPPPYLPWRIAACRIPVIGKAAVRGGNAFARAAITMAMDRNRMTPDVAKGLLAPYNNWENRVAIDAFVQDIPMHPSHPTYQTLADLENELPGLADMPSLLVWGMKDWCFRPECLRRFQSVWPSATSVEIADAGHYVIEDAPDETLDAIDTFLSQTTDG
- a CDS encoding triphosphoribosyl-dephospho-CoA synthase, whose amino-acid sequence is MVDPFETIRHQIHSPSDAVRWACILEATAPKAGNVFPGRPFDDLQYIDFVKAAEVTATAFNDASLPITRRMLMAATATRQATATNVNLGIILLLGPLVAADESLKASEKEPNDWLAALETVLDGFDPTDGQNVYDAIAMASAGGLGNVDSMDVHQPHDQVDLRAAMISAQQRDRIALQYASGFRDFFEHVVPVVRNEIMGQGDLLTGINRAHVQLLAESVDTLIARKCGVDVANDVQSRSKLTCLDSVPEMAELDAYLRSPDHRLNPGTTADLIAAALYVLLRTPNHSFRD